From Candidatus Poribacteria bacterium, one genomic window encodes:
- a CDS encoding sulfatase-like hydrolase/transferase, whose translation MEKRPNILWYCTDQQRFDTIGALGNSHINTPRLDEFMRQSVTFTHAYCQSPICTPSRASFMTGMYPSAVSVTGNGNPVFPDYYEDRLITHALAQDGYDCGLIGKLHLASAFDAQEERVDDGYRYFQYSHDHGKPNALGHEYADWQRAQGYDPEALIAGKALSQKYPNARGRVPEPTPDLDNIPPHLHQSYWCTEKTIEFIGKNRRENQPWMLSINPFDPHPPFDAPWEYYRRYDPETLPGPHFQESDIAFQSKLTDAGIDFQSQAKPPAEWDDKRMQASYYAMVEQLDHEFGRILDHLDAEGIREDTIVIFTSDHGEALGDHGLAFKGCRFYEGSVRVPLMISWSGQFLQDVQSEALVELTDIVPMLYDALGVDIPYYVQGKSLASLLRGDVPANEHREGVRCEFFDAISMPDRTHATMYRDRRWKLVTYHKKRLCELYDLDNDPWEHNDLSEHADYQAIKWELMQKSFDAAVYAHPQMIPRVASH comes from the coding sequence ATGGAAAAACGTCCAAATATTTTATGGTACTGCACAGACCAGCAACGTTTCGATACCATCGGAGCGTTGGGAAATTCGCATATCAACACACCGAGACTCGACGAATTTATGCGTCAGTCGGTCACATTCACCCACGCCTATTGCCAATCCCCGATCTGTACACCCTCTCGTGCAAGTTTTATGACGGGTATGTATCCTTCAGCCGTGAGCGTTACGGGCAACGGCAACCCGGTTTTCCCGGATTATTATGAAGATCGATTGATTACCCATGCGTTGGCGCAAGATGGTTACGACTGTGGATTGATCGGTAAGCTCCATCTCGCGAGTGCTTTCGATGCCCAAGAAGAGCGCGTGGATGACGGCTATCGCTATTTCCAATATAGCCACGACCACGGCAAGCCGAACGCCCTCGGACACGAATATGCGGATTGGCAACGGGCACAAGGCTATGATCCTGAAGCATTGATAGCGGGAAAGGCGCTCTCTCAAAAATACCCAAACGCGCGCGGACGGGTGCCAGAACCGACGCCCGATCTCGACAATATCCCGCCACACCTTCATCAAAGCTATTGGTGCACCGAAAAAACAATCGAATTTATCGGGAAAAACCGCCGAGAGAATCAGCCGTGGATGCTCAGTATCAATCCCTTTGACCCGCATCCTCCGTTTGATGCGCCGTGGGAATACTATCGACGGTACGATCCGGAAACACTGCCCGGTCCGCACTTTCAGGAGAGCGATATTGCCTTCCAGTCAAAATTGACAGATGCCGGTATCGACTTTCAATCTCAGGCGAAACCCCCTGCGGAATGGGACGACAAGCGGATGCAGGCCTCTTATTACGCCATGGTTGAACAACTCGACCATGAGTTCGGACGTATCCTCGACCATCTTGATGCTGAGGGGATCCGTGAAGATACGATTGTTATCTTTACTTCCGACCATGGAGAGGCACTCGGCGACCACGGGTTAGCATTTAAAGGGTGTCGCTTTTACGAAGGATCGGTGCGGGTGCCGTTAATGATTTCGTGGTCTGGTCAGTTCTTGCAAGACGTTCAGAGCGAGGCACTCGTTGAACTGACCGATATTGTGCCTATGTTATATGATGCGTTGGGCGTGGACATTCCCTACTACGTCCAAGGTAAATCTCTTGCATCCCTGTTGCGCGGTGATGTTCCTGCGAATGAACATCGAGAGGGGGTTCGTTGTGAATTTTTCGATGCAATCTCAATGCCGGACCGGACCCACGCCACGATGTATCGGGATCGACGCTGGAAGCTCGTAACCTATCATAAGAAGAGGCTTTGCGAACTTTACGACCTCGACAACGATCCTTGGGAACACAACGATCTTTCGGAGCATGCCGATTATCAGGCTATCAAGTGGGAACTGATGCAGAAAAGTTTCGACGCAGCCGTTTACGCCCACCCTCAAATGATACCGCGCGTCGCTTCGCATTAG
- a CDS encoding aldo/keto reductase, giving the protein MEYTYLGRSGLQVSRLCLGTVNFGRHTSEEDTMPVLSRALQSGINFFDTANIYNDGLTETIVGNWLAADKSRRDQIVLATKLYGSTGEGPNDGRLSAYHIRRACEDSLRRLQTDHIDLYQMHHIDRRTPWDEIWQGMEQLVREGKISYVGSSNFAGWHIAHAQGIATQRNFLGLVSEQSVYNLRSRKIELEVLPCCRELGLAMIPYSPMGGGLLCGVLDNPTTGRRGRESHRETIATHRAQFEAYEALCASIGEPPANVALAWVLSNPDVTAPIIGPRTIEQLEENLSVLELKLDDEVLAKLDEIWTGPGGEAPEAYAW; this is encoded by the coding sequence CAATTTTGGGAGACATACCTCCGAAGAGGACACGATGCCAGTGTTGAGTCGAGCACTGCAATCCGGAATTAACTTTTTCGATACCGCTAATATCTATAACGACGGTTTAACGGAGACGATTGTTGGAAACTGGTTGGCGGCGGATAAAAGTCGGCGCGATCAGATTGTTCTGGCAACCAAATTGTACGGTTCCACGGGTGAAGGACCGAATGATGGGCGTTTATCGGCGTACCATATCCGTCGCGCATGCGAAGACAGTCTCCGTCGCCTGCAAACCGATCACATAGACCTGTACCAGATGCACCATATTGATCGCCGGACGCCGTGGGATGAGATTTGGCAAGGGATGGAACAGTTGGTGCGTGAAGGCAAAATTTCGTACGTCGGCAGTAGCAATTTCGCGGGGTGGCACATTGCTCACGCACAAGGTATTGCGACGCAACGCAATTTCCTGGGGCTCGTCTCAGAGCAGAGCGTGTATAATCTCCGCAGCCGGAAAATCGAACTTGAGGTGTTACCGTGTTGCCGAGAACTCGGTTTGGCGATGATTCCGTATAGTCCGATGGGAGGTGGACTGCTCTGTGGTGTGCTGGATAACCCGACCACCGGTCGACGGGGCAGGGAATCGCACAGAGAAACGATTGCGACGCATCGAGCGCAGTTTGAAGCGTATGAGGCACTTTGTGCCTCGATAGGGGAGCCTCCTGCTAACGTCGCCTTGGCATGGGTACTCAGCAATCCAGACGTTACGGCACCGATCATCGGACCGCGAACGATCGAACAACTTGAAGAAAACTTATCGGTTTTGGAACTCAAATTGGACGATGAAGTCCTTGCGAAACTCGATGAGATTTGGACGGGTCCTGGGGGTGAAGCACCAGAGGCGTATGCGTGGTAA
- a CDS encoding phytanoyl-CoA dioxygenase family protein, with product MKSLRNSMRFGRVLGVKHQRRMRGKELRSMTYENELFQERVVRVERPSAHFTLLRAPNGAFLRASDDGLAVFDYVDDKAIWESVEEGTAYRHVVTDLVLEVEAADSGKGCYLRHEGDRLASDGTTTVDDGAAIFFAGHGPAHLPSEYLKTLQENGWVCLPSIIAPDAVEELERISCTGRWDHETYDRSTGALVKGIAVAQAATEPVSLWVMRQYMRTSEIRMGHPPGLAILTPDDGERDVQGWHSDFPYHWGIFATRGTGPEIPPHNFPELVMGVQRNLCVSEFRKENGATCFKLGSHALGEGPPDEWGPGHIYRQPGYRAAHGLPYNGPDADVVEAPGGSYILYDSRVWHRAGVNRTDRKRAAMLQAVIPMYIMPKTDTSRAYRNFIESPLAGELTPLELKELKALMITRIEGSGGKHVVTTDAALSKIVE from the coding sequence ATGAAGTCCTTGCGAAACTCGATGAGATTTGGACGGGTCCTGGGGGTGAAGCACCAGAGGCGTATGCGTGGTAAGGAGTTAAGATCTATGACTTATGAGAATGAACTTTTTCAGGAACGCGTCGTTCGTGTGGAACGCCCGTCAGCGCATTTCACGTTGTTGCGTGCCCCGAACGGTGCGTTTCTTAGGGCGTCTGACGATGGACTTGCCGTTTTTGATTATGTAGATGATAAGGCGATATGGGAATCGGTTGAAGAGGGGACTGCGTATCGTCATGTGGTCACCGATCTTGTCCTTGAAGTGGAGGCAGCGGATTCAGGGAAGGGTTGTTATCTTCGGCATGAGGGAGATCGGCTCGCCAGCGATGGCACAACGACAGTCGATGACGGCGCGGCGATCTTTTTCGCTGGGCATGGACCCGCACATCTTCCATCGGAGTATCTAAAAACACTCCAGGAGAACGGTTGGGTCTGTCTCCCGTCCATTATCGCACCCGATGCCGTTGAAGAATTGGAACGGATTAGTTGCACGGGTCGATGGGACCATGAAACATACGATCGAAGCACAGGGGCGTTGGTTAAAGGGATTGCCGTGGCACAAGCTGCGACGGAGCCGGTGTCCTTATGGGTGATGCGCCAATATATGCGAACGAGTGAAATTCGAATGGGGCACCCGCCGGGTCTCGCGATACTTACCCCGGACGATGGCGAACGGGATGTGCAAGGTTGGCATTCCGACTTCCCTTACCATTGGGGGATTTTTGCCACGAGAGGCACGGGACCAGAGATACCGCCCCACAATTTTCCTGAACTGGTTATGGGTGTTCAGCGCAATCTGTGTGTTTCCGAATTCCGCAAAGAGAACGGGGCAACCTGTTTCAAACTCGGATCGCATGCACTCGGTGAGGGTCCACCGGACGAATGGGGACCTGGCCACATCTATAGACAACCGGGCTATCGCGCAGCCCATGGGTTGCCTTACAATGGGCCGGATGCGGATGTGGTTGAGGCACCGGGCGGGAGTTATATTCTCTACGATTCGAGGGTCTGGCATCGCGCCGGGGTGAATCGGACAGATCGTAAACGCGCCGCAATGTTGCAAGCCGTCATTCCGATGTACATCATGCCGAAAACGGACACCAGTCGTGCCTATCGGAACTTTATTGAGAGCCCGCTCGCTGGAGAATTGACGCCGTTAGAATTGAAGGAACTCAAAGCCTTGATGATAACCAGAATCGAGGGTTCAGGTGGAAAACATGTCGTTACGACTGACGCCGCACTCAGCAAAATAGTTGAATAA